GCCGCGCGGGCACCTCGCCCGGGCACCTCGCCCGGGCGGCGACCGCAGCCCACCCTCCCTGGGGGCCACCCCGTCTCGAGCGTATCGGCGCCGCCCGACGACGACCCGCCCCGAAAGCGCCCTCACCCTCGACTTGTCCACAACGCCCGTCGCCTGTGGACAACTCGTGCCTCCCGCCGACACCCACCCGCCGTTTCGGGTAAAGATGGACGGGTGGACGTGGACCTGGTCGTGCCGATGAAACACCCCCGCGACGGCAAGTCGCGGCTGCGTGGTGCCGTCGAGGCCGAGCACCACCCCGGCCTCGTCCTCGCCCTCGCCGCCGACACGCTCGCCGCCGTGACCTCGAGTGCGCACGTCCGGCGCGTGCTGCTGGTCGCCGCCGATCCCGATGCCGTCGCCGAGCTGGGTGAGCTCGGGGTCGAGATCGTCGCCGAACCCGCCGAGAGGACCCTCAACGCCGCCTTCCGCCACGGTGAATCCCTGCTCCGGGCCGACGACCCCCGAGCCGTCGTCGGCGCCCTCCAAGCCGATCTCCCGGCCCTGCGCGCCGGCGACCTGGCCGACGCCCTCGCCGAAGCGGCGGGAGCCCGGGCCTTCGTCGCCGACCGCCAAGGCACCGGCACCACCCTCCTGCTGTCCGCGCCCGGCGCCGCCCTCGACCCGCACTTCGGCCTGGGCTCGGCGCGAAAACACGCCGCCTCCGGGGCGGTCGCGCTCCAGCGGCAGCTCCTCAGCCTGCGCAGCGATGTCGACACCCCGGACGACCTCGCCCACGTGCGCGGCCTGGGTGTCGGGAAACACACCGCCGCCCGCCTCGGCGAACCCTGCGCGGCGCCCCGCTGAGCTGTTCACCTGACCTTCACCGCGGCCTGCGCAATTCAGCGTGGCTTAGTGAAGAATGGAGCCCGTGAGCACAGAAGACGGCGGCACGCCCGCACCGCGGAGGCGACGGAACCCGGCGAACGGATCTTCGGAGACGGGGAAGAAGTCCACTCCCCGGGCGAGCACCACGGCCAAGAAGGTCCCGTCGAAGTCCACCGCGCGCGACACCGCCGCCCGTGCCACCGCCGGCAAGGCGAGAACCCGCAAGACCACCGCGGCGGCGGCCACCCCGGCGTCGACCCGGCGCCGCAGCTCCGCGCACGGCAACCCGCGCGGCGCCGAAGAGTTCCGGGCGGTCCCGTCGGCACCGCCTGCCGTCACCGCCGCCCCGACCGCCACCGAGACGCTGCCGGACGACCGGTACTTCAACCGGGAGCTCTCCTGGCAGGACTTCAACGCCCGCGTGCTGGCGCTGGCCGAGGACGAGTCGCAGCCGCTGCTCGAACGCACGAAGTTCCTCGCGATCTTCGCGTCCAATCTGGACGAGTTCTACATGGTCCGCGTCGCCGGCCTGAAGCGCCGCGACGAGACCGGCCTCCTGGTGCGCAGCGCGGACGGGCTCACCCCGCGCGAACAGCTCGACTACATCGCCAAGCGCAACCAGGACCTGGTCGAGCGGCAGACCGGTGCGTTCGAGAAGCACCTGCGCCCGCAGCTGGCCGAGCACGACATCCTGATCGTCGGCTGGGCCGACCTGTCCGGCGCCGACCAGCTCCGGCTGTCCAGCTACTTCTCCGAGCAGATCTTCCCGGTGCTGACGCCCCTGGCCGTCGACCCGGCGCACCCGTTCCCGTACATCTCGGGCCTTTCGCTGAACCTCGCGGTCACGGTGCGCGACCCGGAGGGCGGCACCGAGCGCTTCGCCCGGGTGAAGGTGCCGAGCAACGTGCAGCGCCTCATGCGCGTCGAGACCGAGCGCACCAGCCGCACGGCGACGTTCCTGCCCCTGGAAGAACTCATCTCCGCGCACCTCGGTGAGCTGTTCACCGGCATGGACGTCACCGAGCACCACGTCTTCCGCGTCACCCGCAACGCCGACTTCGAGGTCGACGAGGACCGCGACGAAGACCTCCTGCAGGCCCTCGAACGCGAGCTGGCGCAGCGCCGGTTCGGCCCGCCGGTGCGCCTCGAGGTCGCGCAGGACATGAGCGAGCACATGCTCGAGCTGCTGCTGCGCGAGCTGGACGTCGACCCGGCCGACGTCGTCGAGGTGCCCGGCCTGCTCGACCTGACCTGCCTGCACCAGCTGTCCGGAGTGGACCGCAAGGAGCTGAAGGACCGGCCGTTCGTGCCGGCGACGCACCCGGCGTTCGGCGAGCGCGAGACGCCGAAGAGCGTCTTCGCGACGCTGCGCGAGGGCGACGTGCTCGTGCACCACCCGTACGACTCGTTCTCCACGAGCGTGCAGCGGTTCATCGAGCAGGCGGCGGCCGATTCGAAGGTCCTCGCGATCAAGCAGACGCTGTACCGGACGTCGGGCGACTCCCCGATCGTCGACGCGCTGATCGACGCCGCGGAGGCGGGCAAGCAGGTCGTCGCGCTGGTCGAGATCAAGGCACGGTTCGACGAGCAGGCGAACATCACCTGGGCGCGGACGCTGGAGCGCGCCGGCGTCCACGTCGTGTACGGGCTGGTCGGGCTGAAGACGCACTGCAAGGTGTCGATGATCGTGCGCCAGGAGGGCTCGACCATCCGCCGCTACTGCCACATCGGCACCGGCAACTACAACCCGAAGACCGCGCGGCTCTACGAGGACATCGGCCTGTTCACCGCCGACCCGAGCATCGGCGCGGACGTCACCGACCTGTTCAACGTGCTCACCGGGTACTCGCGGCAGGACACCTACCGGACGATCCTGACGTCGCCGCACGGCATCCGCCGGGGCATCGTGCGCGCGATCGGCGAGGAGATCGAGCTGGCGCGGGCCGGGCAGGACGCCGGCATCCGGATCAAGTGCAACTCGCTGGTCGACGAGCAGGTCATCGACGCGCTCTACCACGCGTCGCAGGCCGGGGTGCCGGTCGAGATCGTGGTGCGCGGGATCTGCACGCTCAAGCCCGGCGTCGAAGGGCTTTCCGAGAACATCCACGTCCGGTCGATCCTCGGCCGGTTCCTGGAGCACTCGCGGATCTTCAACTTCCGTGCCGGCGGCACGCACTGGATCGGCAGCGCGGACATGATGCACCGGAACCTGGACCGGCGGATCGAGGCGCTGGTGCGGGTCAAGGACCCGAAGCTGACCGCGCAGCTCGACGACATCTTCGATTCGGCGCTGGACCCGGCGACGCGGTGCTGGGTGCTGACCGCGAGCGGCGAGTGGTCGCCGTTCCCGGCGGACGGCTCGCGGGTGCGCGACCACCAGCTGGAGCTGGCGAAGCTGCACGGGGCCGCCGGATGACCCAGGAGGTACGGGCGGCCGGCGCGGTGCTGTGGCGCGGCTGCGGCAAGGCGACCGAAGTCGCCCTGGTGCACCGCCCGCGGTACGACGACTGGTCGTTGCCCAAGGGGAAGCTCGACCCCGGCGAGACGACCGCCGAAGCCGCCGTACGGGAAGTGAAGGAAGAAACCGGGTTCGACGCGGTCCTGGGCCGGTACCTGGCCCGGACGGCGTACCCGGTGCCCACGCGCAACGGCTCCGGGACGGTCCCGAAGACGGTCGACTACTTCAGCGCCGAAGCCGTGTCCGGAGTGTTCGCCGCGAACGACGAGGTCGACGAGCTGCGCTGGCTCGACCCGACGGCCGCGGAGAAGCTGCTGACCCGGCCGGAGGACGTGCGGGTGCTGCGCGCTTTCTGCGAGGTGCCGGCAGGCCTGACGACGCTGGTGCTGGTGCGGCACGCGAAGGCGGGCAAGCGGGACGAGTGGACCGGCGACGACGACCTCCGGCCGCTGTCGGACGCGGGTCTGCGGCAGGCGTCGGCGTTGCGGCGGGTGCTGGCGCTGTACGGGCCGGACCGGGTGCTGTCGGCGCCGCGGCTGCGGTGCGTGCAGACGGTGCAAAGGGTCGCCGACGACCTCGGGATCGAGGTGCGGCACGAGCCGCTGCTGTCGGAAGAGGGGTACTGGCCGGACCCGGTGCTGGGCGTCGCGCGGCTGCTGGCGATCGCGGGCGACGGCGGGACACCGGTGGTGTGCAGCCAGGGCGGGGTGATCCCGGACCTGGTCAGCGCACTGGCCGACCGCGACGGCGTGGACCTTCCGGCCGCCCGCGGCGGCGTGGTCCCGAGCAAGAAGGGGTCGTTCTGGGTTCTGTCGTTCCGCGCGCCGACGACCGAGGACGGCCCGGTGCTCCTGGCGGCCGACTACCACCCGAGCGCCCTGCCGACGCCCTCCCCGACCCGCTCCTGAGCCGGCTATCCCCACGCCGGCCGTGATGTGGACAAGCGGCCTCGGCCGGGCCTTTTCCGGGCTGTTTCGTCGGAGGCCCCCGATACGCTGGACAAGGGCACGCCCCCCAGGGAGGGCGGGGGCTGCTCTGGGCCGGCTGCTCCGCCGGCGCGGTGCGTGGTCCTGAGCGGCGTGGCAAACCTTGGGCCGCTTCCACCAGCGCAAAACGGGTCGCCCGCTGCGCCCGTACTTCCCCAAGGGCACCGACCGACCACCTCGACGCGGTCGCGGTCGAACTCGACGACCGACCCCGAATGCCCCTCGACCGGGACACCCTCAGCCGAACGCATGACACAGCTGCTCACCACAAGACAGCGCCGTGACAGTCGATCTTGGTGTACTGGGTCCGGGTCCCGCTGGGCTGCGCCGGGCTAGGGGTACGGCGCATCCCGGGACGGGGGTCCGTCTGTCGGCACCGTCGCCAGCAGAGCCCGGATCTCCGGGATTCGCGGGTCGCCGAGGCGCTGGCAGACGGTCAGCGCCTCGGCCCAATGCTCCCGCGCCTCCCCGCTCCGCCCGGTGCGGAGCTTGAGGCGGCCGAGGGTGATCCGGACGTCGATGGTGCCGTAGTCGGCGTTCAGCTCCTTCAGCTCGGCGAGAGCTTCCAGGCCCGCCTTCTCCGCTTCGTCCTGCCGCCCGGCTCCTTCGAGCGCTTCGGCGACGTTTCCCAGCGCCAGCGCCGCGTGGTACCGGTCGCCCAGGTCGGCGAAGGCCTGGTGCGCGGCCTGCGCGGCCTCGGCGGCGTTGTCGTAGTTGCGGAGGCCGATGCGGCTGGCGCTGACGTTGAGGAGGGCGTGCGGCACGAACGTCCGCTGGCCGTGGTCGCGGGCGAGACGAACCGCCTGGAGGGCGTAGCGCTCGGCTTCGGCGTACTCGGCCCGGACGTAGTACGCGCCGGCGAGGTTGGAGAGGATCGCCACCGCCAGCGCGGTGCCGTCGCCTGCCTCGGACGCCGCGCGCGCCTCCTCCAGGGCTTCGAGCGCCTTGTCGGGCTGGAGGGTGCGCAGGTAGGCGGAGCCGAGATTGTTGGCGCTGTACTGCAGGCCGGTGTTGTCGCCCGCCTCGCGGGTCGCGGTGACGGCCGTGCGGGCGGTCGTGATCCAGTCGTCGCGGTCGTGGCGTTCGGCGAAGAACCCGCGCAGCAGCCACGCGAGCTTCCAGGCGTGGGCGGTGAAGCCGTTCTCGGCGGCGACGCCGACGAGCGCGGTGAGGGCCGTGCGTTCGGTCGTGTACCAGGCGATCGTCTGTTCGTGCTGGGTGAACCGGATGGCGGGCACCGGCGCGGGGCCGAGCGTGATGTCGTCGGTGAGCAGGTCGGGACGGACGAGCTTGGTCCCTTCGGCGACGCTCGCGAGGTACCAGTCGAGGAGCCGGCGCCGCGCGCCCGCGCGTTCGGCCGCCGTCGTCTCGGTTTCGACGAGCTCGGCCGCGTAGACGCGCAGGAGGTCGTGGAACTGGTAGCGGTCGGTGCTGGGCTGGTTGAGCAGGTGCGTGGCGGCGAGCTGGTCGGCGAGCTCGCGGGCCTCCCGCAGGTTCGCCCCGGCCAGCGCGGCGGCCGAGGACAGGCTGAAGCCGTGGCCGGGGTGCAGGCCGAGCAGCCGGAAGAAGCGCGCGGCGGCCGGGCGCAACGCCTTGTACGACCACGAGAACGCGGCCCGCAGGTCGGTGCCGGCGTCCTGCGGGTCGCGCAGGGTGTCGAGCCGCAGCCGCTGGTCGCGCAGCTCTTCGACGATCCCCGCGAGCGAAACGCCGGAAAACCGCGACGCGCGTTCCCCGGCCAGCGCCAGTGCCAGCGGAAGACGGCCGCAGAGCTGGACGAGCTCGGCGACGGCATCGGGTTCGGCGGCCAAGCGCTGCGGTCCGACGCTGCCGGCGAGCAGCGCGGTGGCGTCCTGGTCGTCGAAGGAACGCAGGGCGATCCGGCGGGCACCGTCGCGCGCGACGATGCCGCGCAGCTGGTTGCGGCTGGTCACGACGACGAGGTTGCCGGGGCCGGGCAGGAGCGGGCGGACCTGGTCGGCGTCGCGCGCGTTGTCGAGCAGCATGAGCGTGCGGCTGCCGGCCAGCCGGCTGCGCAGGAGCGCCGAGCGTTCCTCCACTGTGGAAGGCAGGGTCTCGGGCGGCTCGCCGAGGGCGCGGAGGAAGCCGGCCAGGGCGGCCTCCGGGGTGACGGGCGTGTCCGCGGAGTGTCCGCGCAGGTCGAGGAACAGCTGGCCGCCGGGGAAGCGGTCGCGGACGCGGTGCGACCAGTGCACGGCCAACGATGTCTTCCCGACCCCGGCCGTCCCTTCGATGACGACGATGCCGGACGCGCCGCCGGGCGGGAGGCGGTCGAGTTCGGCGAGTTCCGGGCCGCGCCCGGTGAAGCCGGCGACGTCGAAGGGCAGCTGCCGCGGCACGGTGTGGCCGGCGGGTTCGGTGTCGGCGGCGAGCAGTTCGGCGTGCAGGCGGCGCAGGTCCTCCCCCGGCTCGACGCCCAGCTCGTCGGCGAGCAACGCGCGAAGCCCGGCGTACCGGGCCAGCGCTTCGGCGCGGCGGCCGGACCGGGCCAGGACCCGCACCAGCCGTTCCCACAACGATTCCCGCAGCGGGTGCTGGGCGACGAGGTCGGTGAGCTCGGCGACGAGCCGGGCGTCGGGGACGAGCCCGGCGTCGAGGTCGATGCGCTGCTCCACGGCGAAGAGGTACCGCTCGGTCAGCAGCGGGCCCCATTCCGCGGCCAGCGCGGGGGAACCGACGCCTTCGAGGGGTGCGCCACCCCAGGCGGCGAGCGCGGCGGTGAGCAGTCCGCGGCGGCGCGCGGGTTCCGTCGTGGCGGCGGCCTGGTCGAGGGTGCGGAGGAAGCGCAGCGCGTCCACCCGGGACGGGTCGACGACCAGCCGGTACCCGTCCGGTTCGGTGACGACGGTTTCTTCGCCGCACAGGCGGCGCAGGCGCATGACGTAGGTCTGGAGGCTGCCGCGGATGTGCGCGGGCGGATCTTCGCCCCAGACACCGCGCGCGAGAGCATCGATCGACACCAGGCGACCCGCGGACAAGGCCAGTGTCGCGAGCAGCGCGCGCTGCCGGGAACTGGTCAGCACGACCGGCGAACCGCCGACGAGCACCTGGAACGGGCCGAGTAGCCGGATGTCGATGGTGGTCGCCCCCAGGTTCACGCGCCGCGGGGCACCGCCGGACGCGGACCCCGAGGAGGGCAGCGTGGCATCACTCGGCCGGGCGCTCAAGCAACTTTGCGAAATTGGGCGGAACCGGTCCCGGGCCGCCGGGTGCTCCGAGCGGGTGGTGCACGGATCCCGTTCGGACGGCGGATCTTGGCAGTGGGTAACGCGGGCGCACCCGAACCGGCGGCTCACGTTTCCGTGCGGTCGGTGCAGGCGTACGGCGGGCCGGTTGGCGTGCTTGGAAGATCGGTTCGCCTGTCTCACGGGTCGGTTGACGTACCTGGAGAGTCGGCTCGCGTACCTGGCCGGTCGGTTCGGGTACCTGGCAAGCCGGCTTGCGTACCTGGCCGATCGGCTCGCGTATCTCGCGGTCAGTTCGCGAACCGGTCCCCGAGCAGGCGAATCGGCCCTCCGGGCACGCCAACCGCTTCTTGAGCACGCGACCCCGGGTTCCCTGGCGCGCGAGCCGACTCCGAAGTACAAGAGCCGCCCCTCCGGCACACGAGCCGACTTCCGAAGTTCGCGAGTCGACCCTCCGGGTTCGCGACCCGGCTCCCTGGATACGTGAGCCGACTCCCCGAATACGCGAGCCGT
This genomic window from Amycolatopsis mongoliensis contains:
- the cofC gene encoding 2-phospho-L-lactate guanylyltransferase, which translates into the protein MDVDLVVPMKHPRDGKSRLRGAVEAEHHPGLVLALAADTLAAVTSSAHVRRVLLVAADPDAVAELGELGVEIVAEPAERTLNAAFRHGESLLRADDPRAVVGALQADLPALRAGDLADALAEAAGARAFVADRQGTGTTLLLSAPGAALDPHFGLGSARKHAASGAVALQRQLLSLRSDVDTPDDLAHVRGLGVGKHTAARLGEPCAAPR
- a CDS encoding RNA degradosome polyphosphate kinase; this encodes MEPVSTEDGGTPAPRRRRNPANGSSETGKKSTPRASTTAKKVPSKSTARDTAARATAGKARTRKTTAAAATPASTRRRSSAHGNPRGAEEFRAVPSAPPAVTAAPTATETLPDDRYFNRELSWQDFNARVLALAEDESQPLLERTKFLAIFASNLDEFYMVRVAGLKRRDETGLLVRSADGLTPREQLDYIAKRNQDLVERQTGAFEKHLRPQLAEHDILIVGWADLSGADQLRLSSYFSEQIFPVLTPLAVDPAHPFPYISGLSLNLAVTVRDPEGGTERFARVKVPSNVQRLMRVETERTSRTATFLPLEELISAHLGELFTGMDVTEHHVFRVTRNADFEVDEDRDEDLLQALERELAQRRFGPPVRLEVAQDMSEHMLELLLRELDVDPADVVEVPGLLDLTCLHQLSGVDRKELKDRPFVPATHPAFGERETPKSVFATLREGDVLVHHPYDSFSTSVQRFIEQAAADSKVLAIKQTLYRTSGDSPIVDALIDAAEAGKQVVALVEIKARFDEQANITWARTLERAGVHVVYGLVGLKTHCKVSMIVRQEGSTIRRYCHIGTGNYNPKTARLYEDIGLFTADPSIGADVTDLFNVLTGYSRQDTYRTILTSPHGIRRGIVRAIGEEIELARAGQDAGIRIKCNSLVDEQVIDALYHASQAGVPVEIVVRGICTLKPGVEGLSENIHVRSILGRFLEHSRIFNFRAGGTHWIGSADMMHRNLDRRIEALVRVKDPKLTAQLDDIFDSALDPATRCWVLTASGEWSPFPADGSRVRDHQLELAKLHGAAG
- a CDS encoding NUDIX hydrolase; the encoded protein is MTQEVRAAGAVLWRGCGKATEVALVHRPRYDDWSLPKGKLDPGETTAEAAVREVKEETGFDAVLGRYLARTAYPVPTRNGSGTVPKTVDYFSAEAVSGVFAANDEVDELRWLDPTAAEKLLTRPEDVRVLRAFCEVPAGLTTLVLVRHAKAGKRDEWTGDDDLRPLSDAGLRQASALRRVLALYGPDRVLSAPRLRCVQTVQRVADDLGIEVRHEPLLSEEGYWPDPVLGVARLLAIAGDGGTPVVCSQGGVIPDLVSALADRDGVDLPAARGGVVPSKKGSFWVLSFRAPTTEDGPVLLAADYHPSALPTPSPTRS
- a CDS encoding AfsR/SARP family transcriptional regulator translates to MNLGATTIDIRLLGPFQVLVGGSPVVLTSSRQRALLATLALSAGRLVSIDALARGVWGEDPPAHIRGSLQTYVMRLRRLCGEETVVTEPDGYRLVVDPSRVDALRFLRTLDQAAATTEPARRRGLLTAALAAWGGAPLEGVGSPALAAEWGPLLTERYLFAVEQRIDLDAGLVPDARLVAELTDLVAQHPLRESLWERLVRVLARSGRRAEALARYAGLRALLADELGVEPGEDLRRLHAELLAADTEPAGHTVPRQLPFDVAGFTGRGPELAELDRLPPGGASGIVVIEGTAGVGKTSLAVHWSHRVRDRFPGGQLFLDLRGHSADTPVTPEAALAGFLRALGEPPETLPSTVEERSALLRSRLAGSRTLMLLDNARDADQVRPLLPGPGNLVVVTSRNQLRGIVARDGARRIALRSFDDQDATALLAGSVGPQRLAAEPDAVAELVQLCGRLPLALALAGERASRFSGVSLAGIVEELRDQRLRLDTLRDPQDAGTDLRAAFSWSYKALRPAAARFFRLLGLHPGHGFSLSSAAALAGANLREARELADQLAATHLLNQPSTDRYQFHDLLRVYAAELVETETTAAERAGARRRLLDWYLASVAEGTKLVRPDLLTDDITLGPAPVPAIRFTQHEQTIAWYTTERTALTALVGVAAENGFTAHAWKLAWLLRGFFAERHDRDDWITTARTAVTATREAGDNTGLQYSANNLGSAYLRTLQPDKALEALEEARAASEAGDGTALAVAILSNLAGAYYVRAEYAEAERYALQAVRLARDHGQRTFVPHALLNVSASRIGLRNYDNAAEAAQAAHQAFADLGDRYHAALALGNVAEALEGAGRQDEAEKAGLEALAELKELNADYGTIDVRITLGRLKLRTGRSGEAREHWAEALTVCQRLGDPRIPEIRALLATVPTDGPPSRDAPYP